GACGATCGATCGGGCGACGACGGGAACGACGAGGATAGGATCTGGCACCAAGATCGACAATCTGGTCATGATCGCCCACAACGTGCAGGTGGGGGAGAACAGCCTCCTGTGCGCGCAGGTGGGGATCTCGGGAAGCACCATCCTGGGCAGCGATGTGACTCTCGCGGGGCAGGTCGGCGTTGTGGGGCACATCGAGCTGGGAGACGGAGTCCAGGTCGGAGCGCAGGGGGGAGTGACGAAGTCCGTCCCCTCCGGCCGTAGCGTCTCCGGCTATCCCGCGCTGCCGCACGAGCAGGCCCGGAGGGTCTACGCGTCGATGCGCCACCTGCCGGAGATGCTCAGAACGATCAGGGATCTCTGCCGGAGACTCGAGGAACTCGAGCGTCGGCCGGCGAAGCCCGAGGAGAACGCCTGACATGCCTCAGCAGAGAACTCTGGCCGGCCCCGCCACGATCCGCGGCATCGGTCTCCACACGGGTATCGAGACACAGCTCACGCTGAAGCCGGCCGAGGCGGACACCGGAGTCCGTTTCGTCCGCGTCGACATCTCAGGTCGGCCCGAGGTCCGCGTCTGTCCTGAGAACGCCGGGAATCTCGCCTCGGCGATGCGCCGGACGGTCCTCCGGGCGGGTTCGACCGAAGTCCATACCGTTGAGCATGTGCTGGCCTCCTTGGCCGGGCTTTCGATCGACAATGCCGTCCTCGAAATCGACGGCCCCGAGGCCCCCGAGCCGATTGACGGCAGCGCGCGCCCGATCGTCGAGGCCATCCTGGCGGCGGGAATCGCGGAGCAGAAGGCCGAGCGCCGCCCGCTGAAGCTGGCGGAACCGATCGCGCACTCGGAACGGGGCGCGCAGATCATCGGCCTTCCCCACGACGGATTCCGGATCTCCTTCACGATCCACTATGACAGCGCCCTCGTCGGCACCCAGCACGCGAGCTATGAGATCACTCCGGAGACCTTCGCGAAGGAGATCGCGCCCGCAAGGACCTTTGTCCTCTTCCGCGACGTCCAGGCCCTTCGGGACGCGGGAATGATCAAGGGTGGATCGACCCGCAACGCGGTCGTGGTGCATGACGATCGCATTGAGTCGGACGAGCCCCTCCGCTACCAAGACGAGTTCGTGCGCCACAAGATCCTCGACTTGATCGGCGATCTCTCGCTGCTGGGCCGCCCGATCGAGGGGCATGTGCTTTCGCTCCGCAGCGGCCATGACTCGAACGTGCAGTTCGTGAAGAAGATCTGCGCCGCGCAGACCCAGGCCTCGCCGTACGAGAAGCTGGCGGATCTCGTCCACTTCGACATCCAGGCGATCGAGCGGATCATGCCGCATCGCTACCCCATGCTCCTCGTGGACCGGATCCTGTTGATCGAGGAAGGGCGGAGGGTGGTCGGACTGAAGAACGTGACGATCAACGAACCCTTCTTCGCCGGCCACTTTCCCGGCCATCCGATCATGCCGGCCGTTCTCATCATCGAGGCCATGGCCCAGGTGGGTGGGGTCCTGTTGTTGCACACGGTGGATGAGCCTGACGACAAGCTGGTCTACTTCATGGGAATCGACAAGGCGAAGTTCCGCAGGCCTGTCCTTCCCGGGGATCAACTCATCTTCGATCTCGAGATGGCGAAGATGAAGAGCCGGATCTGCAAGATGGCGGGACGCTGCTTCTGTCGCGGCCAGCTCGTGGCCGAGGCCGATCTGCTCTCGATGATCGTCGACCGGTAGGGTGGCGGGGGTTACTCCATGCCGAAGATCGATCCCTCGGCTCGCGTCTCACTGCACGCCGAGCTTGCCGATGACGTCCGCGTCGGACCCTGGTGCATCGTGGGCAGGAAGGTCCGGCTCGCGTCCGGGTGCGTGCTCGACTCGAACGTCCTGATCGACGGAGACACCCATGTGGGGCCGAACTGCCGCTTCCATCACGGGGCGGCGATCGGTACCGCCCCGCAGGATCTGAAGTACCGCGGCGCGCCCTCCTCCCTCATCATCGGGAGCGGGAATGTCTTCCGCGAGTGCAGCACGGTCAATCGCGCGACGGGGGCGGGGGAGGCGACGCGGATCGGTGACAGCAATCTGATCATGTCCTACGCCCACATCGCCCACAACTGCGTGATCGGCAGCCACGTGATCCTGGCCAACTCGGCCAATGTAGCCGGGCATGTCGAGATGGGCGACTATGCGATCGTCGGCGGGGTGACGCCGGTCCACCAGTTCGTGAAGATCGGAGCCCACTCGATCATTGGGGGCGGTTGCAGGGTTCCCAAGGACGTCGTGCCCTACGTGAGGGCGGCGGGAGAGCCTCTGCGCGTCAACGGACTGAACTCGATCGGTCTACAGCGGCGCGGATTCGGAGATGACCTGCGCTCCGAACTCAAGAAGGCATACAGGATCTTCTTCCGCAAGAACCTCCTCGTTGCCGATGCCCTTGCCCGCATCCGCAGCGAGTGCAAACCGTATCCGGAGGTGGAGTACTTCTGCAGTTTCGTGGAGCGCTCTGAGCGCGGGATCACCCGTTGACGGTGCGCGAAGTGGAACCACTCCCCGTCGCGATCGTCGGTTGCGGTCATCTCGGGACCTATCACGCGCGCGTCTACGCGCGGACGCCCGGTTGCCGGGTCGTTGCCGTCGTCGACAGCGATCCGCACAAGGCGCAAAAGCTCGCGGCCGAGTTGAGCTGCGACGCCCTGCAGACGATCGACTCCCTGCCTGGCAGGGTCGCGGCCGCGAGCATCGCGACGCCGACGACGACCCACGAGGAAGTCGCCCTCCCGCTTCTGGCGGGAGGCGTTGACCTCCTCATCGAGAAACCGCTGGCGGCGGATTCCGCCGCCGGCGCGCGCGTCGTCGCCGCCGCGCGCAAGGCGGGCCGGACGCTCGCCGTGGGGCAGATCGAGCGATGCAACCCGGCCTTCCTCGTCGCTCGGCGAGAGCTCAGGACCCCGCAGTTCATCGAATCCCACAGGCTGGCGACCTTCGTGCCCCGGAGCCTCGATGTCGACGTGATCCTCGATCTCATGATCCACGATCTGGACCTCGTCCTCTCACTCGTCCAGTCCCCCGTGGAAGCGATCGACGCGGTGGGAGTTTCCGTGATCACGGATGGAGCGGACATCGCGAACGCGCGCCTGCGGTTCGCGGACGGCCGCGTCGCGAACTTGACGGCGAGCCGCGTCTCGAGACAGCGGATGCGCAAGATCCGCTTCTTCGAGCGCTCGCGCTACGTCTCCATCGACCTGAACGCTCGCAAGGTGGACGTCATCCGCCTCTCTCGGGCGAGCGGCTTCGCCCCGCCGGGGGAGCCGGGGCATGGGACAGGCGCCCAGGCGCCGCTGCCGCCGGAGGCTGCGATGCTCGCGGCGAAGGGGCTCGCCTTGAGCCACGAGACGATCGACGTGAGCGAGGGCGACGCCCTCGAGAACGAGATCGAGGCCTTTCTGGCGGGCTGCCGAGGCCTCGGCCCCGTCGCGGTAGACGGGGAGGCGGGGTTGAAGAGCCTCGACCTCGCGCTGCAGGTGCGCGCCGCCGTCGCGCGCAGCGTGGAGCGACTGGGAGATCTCGACTCGCGATGACGCGCCTCTTGCTCGTCGCGGGCGAGGCCTCCGGAGACCTGCACGGCGGCCTGCTCGCGCGGGCGCTGCGGGAGCGGATGCCGACGGTGGAGCTCTACGGGCTCGGCGGATCCGAGATGGAGCGGGCGGGCGTGCGCCTGATCGCGCGAAGCGACGAGATGGGCGTCACGGGCCTCGCGGAGGTTGTTCGGGAGCTGCCGCGCCTCAGGAAGCGTCTGGGCGAGATGGCCCGCTGGATCGAGACCGAGCGCCCCGACGCCTTCATTCCGATCGACTACCCCGACTTCAACCTCCGGCTCGCCGCCCGCGCCAGGGAGGCGGGGATCCCGACCATCTATTACATCGCTCCCCAAGCGTGGGCGTGGCGGCGAGGCCGGATCCGCTCGATGCGCCGCCTCATCCGGAGGCTGGTCGTGATCTTCCCATTCGAGGAGGAGTTCTACCGGCGCGAGGGGATTGCGGTGACCTATGTCGGACACCCGCTCGTGGAACGAGTCCGCGCGGGGCGCTCTCGCGAGGAGATCCGGCAATCGCTTGGGGTGGGCACCGGCGAATGGCTTGTGGCGCTGCTGCCGGGCAGCCGCAGGAGCGAGATCGAGAGGATCCTGCCCGTCCTGTTGGCCACCAGGGAGAGGCTCCGCGGCGATGCCCGAATTCGGTGGGTTCTCGCACTCGCCCCTGGTCTGGGAGAGAAAGCGATTGAGATCTCGCGAGGGGCCGGCGAGAGCGTGGCCGTCAGGCAGGGGCAGACCTACGACATCCTCGCGGCGGCCGATCTCGCCATCGTCGCCTCGGGGACGGCGACGCTCGAAGGAGCGATTCTCGGAACGCCGATGCTCGTCGTCTACCGCATGCACCCCCTGACATGGCTCCTCGCAAGCCGCCTCGTCCGCGTGCCTC
The Candidatus Eisenbacteria bacterium genome window above contains:
- the lpxA gene encoding acyl-ACP--UDP-N-acetylglucosamine O-acyltransferase, producing MPKIDPSARVSLHAELADDVRVGPWCIVGRKVRLASGCVLDSNVLIDGDTHVGPNCRFHHGAAIGTAPQDLKYRGAPSSLIIGSGNVFRECSTVNRATGAGEATRIGDSNLIMSYAHIAHNCVIGSHVILANSANVAGHVEMGDYAIVGGVTPVHQFVKIGAHSIIGGGCRVPKDVVPYVRAAGEPLRVNGLNSIGLQRRGFGDDLRSELKKAYRIFFRKNLLVADALARIRSECKPYPEVEYFCSFVERSERGITR
- a CDS encoding bifunctional UDP-3-O-[3-hydroxymyristoyl] N-acetylglucosamine deacetylase/3-hydroxyacyl-ACP dehydratase → MPQQRTLAGPATIRGIGLHTGIETQLTLKPAEADTGVRFVRVDISGRPEVRVCPENAGNLASAMRRTVLRAGSTEVHTVEHVLASLAGLSIDNAVLEIDGPEAPEPIDGSARPIVEAILAAGIAEQKAERRPLKLAEPIAHSERGAQIIGLPHDGFRISFTIHYDSALVGTQHASYEITPETFAKEIAPARTFVLFRDVQALRDAGMIKGGSTRNAVVVHDDRIESDEPLRYQDEFVRHKILDLIGDLSLLGRPIEGHVLSLRSGHDSNVQFVKKICAAQTQASPYEKLADLVHFDIQAIERIMPHRYPMLLVDRILLIEEGRRVVGLKNVTINEPFFAGHFPGHPIMPAVLIIEAMAQVGGVLLLHTVDEPDDKLVYFMGIDKAKFRRPVLPGDQLIFDLEMAKMKSRICKMAGRCFCRGQLVAEADLLSMIVDR
- a CDS encoding lipid-A-disaccharide synthase, with the translated sequence MQPGLPRRSARAQDPAVHRIPQAGDLRAPEPRCRRDPRSHDPRSGPRPLTRPVPRGSDRRGGSFRDHGWSGHRERAPAVRGRPRRELDGEPRLETADAQDPLLRALALRLHRPERSQGGRHPPLSGERLRPAGGAGAWDRRPGAAAAGGCDARGEGARLEPRDDRRERGRRPRERDRGLSGGLPRPRPRRGRRGGGVEEPRPRAAGARRRRAQRGATGRSRLAMTRLLLVAGEASGDLHGGLLARALRERMPTVELYGLGGSEMERAGVRLIARSDEMGVTGLAEVVRELPRLRKRLGEMARWIETERPDAFIPIDYPDFNLRLAARAREAGIPTIYYIAPQAWAWRRGRIRSMRRLIRRLVVIFPFEEEFYRREGIAVTYVGHPLVERVRAGRSREEIRQSLGVGTGEWLVALLPGSRRSEIERILPVLLATRERLRGDARIRWVLALAPGLGEKAIEISRGAGESVAVRQGQTYDILAAADLAIVASGTATLEGAILGTPMLVVYRMHPLTWLLASRLVRVPHVAMANLLAGERVVPEFLQGRADPVGLSREVVDWLEDPERRRATSERLRLAASGLGDGGAPSRAAEAILAELGS
- a CDS encoding Gfo/Idh/MocA family oxidoreductase, translating into MTVREVEPLPVAIVGCGHLGTYHARVYARTPGCRVVAVVDSDPHKAQKLAAELSCDALQTIDSLPGRVAAASIATPTTTHEEVALPLLAGGVDLLIEKPLAADSAAGARVVAAARKAGRTLAVGQIERCNPAFLVARRELRTPQFIESHRLATFVPRSLDVDVILDLMIHDLDLVLSLVQSPVEAIDAVGVSVITDGADIANARLRFADGRVANLTASRVSRQRMRKIRFFERSRYVSIDLNARKVDVIRLSRASGFAPPGEPGHGTGAQAPLPPEAAMLAAKGLALSHETIDVSEGDALENEIEAFLAGCRGLGPVAVDGEAGLKSLDLALQVRAAVARSVERLGDLDSR